In Calditrichia bacterium, a single genomic region encodes these proteins:
- a CDS encoding sugar transferase: MLGFIRHLTDIVEENTRNYDIKFITRGGVIGILLIDTSMDGAKFFIEKITHTLYNYFQDVGKAEFIHNLQDITISSYPVNRIKDEVTENRQDPPPLVLRKLRFTNGTVNSSNNTLFRENGMLKFDWQPLNITEGAATVDASYLWRNICEERAAFSYRFWKRVVDIFGALIGLLLFSPLIILFALLIKTTSRGPLIYSQQRIGQLMQPFTFYKFRTMRPNNDNSIHKQYVQKLIEGNGENQGSGDEPVYKLKDPRVTPIGQILRKTSMDEIPQLFNVLKGEMSLVGPRPPIDYEVEKYQSWHLRRIFEAKPGVTGLWQVYGRSKTTFDEMVRLDLQYVENRSILLDLKIILLTFSAIFKTNQAR; this comes from the coding sequence ATGCTCGGATTTATTCGGCACCTGACCGATATTGTCGAAGAAAATACCCGCAACTACGATATTAAATTTATCACTCGCGGCGGTGTCATTGGCATTTTACTGATCGACACCTCTATGGATGGTGCCAAATTTTTCATCGAGAAAATTACCCATACATTATATAACTACTTTCAGGATGTGGGGAAAGCAGAGTTTATCCACAATTTGCAGGATATCACCATTTCATCATATCCGGTTAACCGGATAAAGGATGAAGTTACAGAAAATCGACAGGATCCGCCGCCGTTGGTGCTTCGCAAGTTGAGATTTACCAATGGCACTGTTAACTCGTCGAACAATACGCTTTTCCGGGAAAACGGCATGTTGAAATTTGATTGGCAACCACTCAACATTACCGAAGGCGCTGCAACTGTAGATGCCTCCTATTTATGGCGAAATATTTGCGAGGAACGTGCTGCCTTTTCCTACCGTTTCTGGAAAAGAGTGGTAGATATTTTCGGTGCTCTGATCGGGTTACTATTGTTTTCGCCACTGATCATTTTATTTGCACTGCTAATAAAAACAACTTCTCGCGGACCCTTGATTTATTCACAACAGCGCATCGGTCAATTAATGCAGCCATTTACCTTCTACAAATTTCGCACGATGCGACCGAACAATGATAATAGCATCCATAAGCAATACGTCCAGAAATTGATTGAGGGAAACGGGGAAAACCAGGGTTCCGGTGATGAACCGGTATATAAACTCAAAGATCCCCGGGTAACGCCTATCGGCCAGATTCTCAGAAAAACCAGTATGGACGAAATCCCCCAATTATTTAATGTGCTTAAAGGTGAAATGAGTCTGGTCGGGCCACGTCCGCCGATCGATTATGAAGTTGAAAAATACCAGAGCTGGCATTTACGCCGCATTTTTGAGGCAAAACCGGGTGTTACCGGGCTCTGGCAAGTTTACGGACGCAGTAAAACCACATTTGATGAAATGGTCCGGCTGGATCTCCAATATGTCGAAAATCGTTCGATTTTGCTGGATCTTAAAATAATATTGCTGACCTTTTCAGCAATATTCAAAACCAACCAGGCGCGTTAA
- a CDS encoding Gfo/Idh/MocA family oxidoreductase yields the protein MAEQTDRVKLAVIGCGYWGPNLIRNFINIPECEMSICCDLDENKLNRMKGLYPGIKTTQKLDDLLKSDIQAVGIATPVNTHYPLAKACLEAGKHVLVEKPLTASSKEAEDLIRIAKANNVQIMVGHTFEYTASVNKIKEIVESGDLGEILYVNSVRVNLGLLQPDINVIWDLAPHDLSIILYVLGKTPNSVNAQGLAHFRKHIEDVAMMTINFGDCMAFVHNSWLDPNKIRKMVFVGSKKMLVYDDISQNEKIKIYDKGIESPTYYDTYAEFHFAYRYGDIYIPKVEEYEPLRRECTHFIECVRDNTTPKSDGFSGLRVIKILEAANVSINHHGANVPINL from the coding sequence ATGGCAGAACAAACAGACAGAGTAAAACTTGCTGTAATCGGTTGCGGTTATTGGGGACCAAACCTGATCCGGAACTTTATCAACATTCCCGAATGTGAGATGAGCATTTGCTGCGATCTTGATGAGAACAAACTAAACCGGATGAAAGGATTATATCCGGGCATCAAAACCACCCAAAAACTAGATGATCTGCTCAAATCTGATATCCAGGCTGTGGGTATCGCTACACCCGTAAACACCCATTATCCGCTGGCAAAAGCCTGTCTCGAAGCCGGCAAGCATGTATTGGTGGAGAAACCATTGACCGCGTCGTCAAAGGAAGCGGAGGATTTGATCCGCATAGCCAAAGCCAACAACGTGCAAATCATGGTTGGGCACACCTTTGAATACACTGCATCCGTAAACAAAATCAAAGAAATTGTCGAAAGCGGCGATCTGGGCGAAATACTGTATGTCAACAGCGTCCGGGTCAATCTTGGATTACTTCAGCCGGATATCAATGTAATATGGGATCTGGCGCCGCATGATTTATCCATCATATTATATGTATTGGGTAAAACGCCCAACAGCGTTAACGCCCAGGGGCTGGCACATTTTCGCAAACACATAGAAGATGTCGCCATGATGACCATCAACTTTGGCGACTGTATGGCATTCGTGCACAACAGTTGGCTGGATCCCAACAAAATTCGCAAAATGGTTTTTGTCGGCAGCAAAAAAATGCTGGTTTATGATGATATCAGTCAAAATGAAAAAATCAAGATTTACGATAAAGGAATTGAATCCCCGACCTACTACGACACATACGCGGAATTCCATTTTGCCTATCGCTACGGTGATATTTATATCCCGAAGGTAGAAGAATATGAGCCATTGCGTCGTGAGTGTACCCATTTTATCGAATGCGTCCGTGACAACACAACACCCAAAAGCGATGGTTTTTCAGGATTACGTGTCATCAAAATCCTCGAAGCCGCCAACGTATCCATCAACCATCACGGCGCCA